The following nucleotide sequence is from Methanolinea sp..
AGCTCTCTTTCGAGGGATAGGCTGCAAAATCAACAATGAATACCGGAATGCCGGCCTCGTTTGCCCGGACAATGGCATAGGCTGACGGGTTGTCGGTGACAAGCCCGCAGCAGCGTGCCGGGAGCGTGTTGTCCGCCATGGCATCGATAACCGCCTGAAAGTTCGATCCCCGTCCCGATGCCAAGACTGCAATCCGCTTCATCTGGTTCACCGTTCACCGCGATTCTCGGATGGTTCGGCCGGGGTGTGCAGGATCAGCTTGATCTTGACGATTCGCCGGGAGAGCATCTGCATGACAACCAGCGATACGTGGCTCTCGGGGATGTGGGCGCTTTCTCCGGGGTGAGGGATGTGCCCGAGGCGATCGATGAGCAGGCCTCCGATAGTCTCATAGGATTCATGGACCGGGAGGTTGATGTTGAGCGCTTCGTTGAGATCCTCCACCCAGATCTTTGCGTCCACGAGATAGGTTCCTTCGCCCATCTTCTGGATCACCGGTTCCTCGTGGTCGAACTCGTCAAGGATATCACCGACCAGTTCCTCGAGGATATCCTCGACGGTTACGATCCCGACAAAGCTGCCGTACTCATCGAGAACAATGGCGATCTGGACCTTCCTGACCTGCAGTTCCTTGAGCAGATCGTCGATTTTCTTGGTCTCCGGGACAAAGAAGGGATCGTACATCAGGTCCCTGATGGGAGTCTGCCGCTTCCCGGAGAAGACAGTTGAAAAGACATCCTTGATGTTAAGGATCCCTATGATATTGTCGACCGAGTCGTGGAAAACCGGGATCCGGGAGAACCCCATCTCGTTGAAGAACTGCATTGCCTCATCGAGGGTTTTTGTATCCTCGATCAGTGCCACATCGACACGGGGGGTCATGATCTCCCGGGTGAGTGTATCACTGAACTCAAGAACCGAGTAAAGCATCTCCCGCTCTTCCTGCTCGATTGTCCCTTCTTCCTTACCAACCTCGATCCATTCCTTGA
It contains:
- a CDS encoding HlyC/CorC family transporter, which codes for MIEDFLLLLLFIVCLALSAFFSSSEVALISITRAKVRTLINEGKKGSESLAALKETPNRFLIAILIGNNIVNVAAAAIATAVTISIFGSVGVGIATGFVVILLLIFGEIGPKTYAARHTERLALSVSKPVLILTRIFSPIIWIIEKVTGHFGTTAAVGEALVTEEEIKEWIEVGKEEGTIEQEEREMLYSVLEFSDTLTREIMTPRVDVALIEDTKTLDEAMQFFNEMGFSRIPVFHDSVDNIIGILNIKDVFSTVFSGKRQTPIRDLMYDPFFVPETKKIDDLLKELQVRKVQIAIVLDEYGSFVGIVTVEDILEELVGDILDEFDHEEPVIQKMGEGTYLVDAKIWVEDLNEALNINLPVHESYETIGGLLIDRLGHIPHPGESAHIPESHVSLVVMQMLSRRIVKIKLILHTPAEPSENRGER